One genomic window of Ziziphus jujuba cultivar Dongzao chromosome 4, ASM3175591v1 includes the following:
- the LOC107415918 gene encoding phenolic glucoside malonyltransferase 1-like, with product MANSVKILEVSHVAPLQDSSSNSHAKFTLQLTFLDTFCLKFHPGEFLFFYSLTDPNPSSFASILSTLKHSLSLTLLSFLPLAGNLTWPPHSQKPFLLYKPGDAVSLTFAESDADFDHVSSKHVRQAIDTRPLVPSLTISDAEASVMALQITLFPSTGFCIGIAFHHAAIDGTSLTMFLKSWAHYTRSREEKNSTSILPTDLSPFYDRTVIKDPSGLDILYLNRWLKKTVSSNKGNSCCFEFWSELKLPSNLVRQDFDLSPGNVEKLRKMVLIRLENTAKLHLSTFVLVCAYIVVCLVKAKGNSRESKSNIYLVLNADYRARLDPPVPENYFGNCIGSHLVALEEAECMELQDGVAIVAEKIGEVIKGLENGVLEGAEERLSKWGSLGAGAQVIGVSGSHRFGLYSLDFGWGKPKKMEITSIDRNGAFSMAESRDGSGGVEIGLVLKKHEMELFGSLFHQGLEDHSTA from the coding sequence ATGGCCAACTCAGTGAAAATCTTGGAGGTCTCCCATGTAGCTCCTTTGCAAGATTCTTCTTCCAACTCACACGCCAAATTCACTCTCCAACTCACTTTCCTCGATACCTTCTGCCTCAAATTCCATCCTGGAGAGTTTCTCTTCTTCTATTCCCTCACCGACCCTAATCCATCATCCTTTGCTTCCATCCTCTCCACGCTCAAACACTCCCTCTCTCTCACCCTCCTCAGTTTCCTTCCTCTCGCTGGAAACCTCACTTGGCCTCCCCATTCTCAGAAACCTTTTCTTCTCTACAAACCAGGTGATGCTGTCTCCCTCACATTTGCTGAGTCCGATGCCGATTTCGACCATGTCTCAAGCAAACATGTTCGCCAAGCCATTGACACTCGTCCTCTTGTGCCCAGCTTGACCATATCAGATGCAGAGGCTTCCGTTATGGCTTTGCAAATCACTCTGTTTCCCAGCACTGGGTTTTGTATTGGTATAGCTTTTCATCACGCCGCTATTGATGGCACATCTTTGACCATGTTCTTGAAGTCCTGGGCCCACTACACACGCagcagagaagaaaaaaattcaacttcCATCCTCCCCACCGATTTATCTCCTTTCTACGATCGGACAGTCATTAAAGATCCATCTGGGCTCGACATTTTGTACTTAAACCGATGGTTGAAGAAGACGGTGAGCTCTAATAAAGGCAATTCATGCTGCTTCGAGTTTTGGTCAGAATTGAAATTACCATCCAATTTAGTCCGACAGGATTTCGATTTAAGCCCTGGAAACGTAGAAAAACTCAGGAAGATGGTGTTAATTCGGCTAGAGAATACAGCTAAACTCCATTTGAGCACATTTGTGCTTGTTTGTGCCTATATTGTGGTTTGCTTGGTTAAAGCGAAAGGAAATTCAAGGGAAAGCAAGAGCAATATTTATCTGGTACTCAACGCCGACTACAGGGCACGTTTAGACCCGCCGGTTCCCGAGAACTATTTCGGTAACTGTATCGGTTCTCATTTAGTTGCTTTGGAAGAAGCAGAGTGCATGGAATTACAAGATGGGGTGGCCATTGTTGCAGAGAAGATCGGCGAAGTAATTAAGGGGTTGGAAAACGGAGTTCTTGAAGGAGCAGAGGAGAGATTATCCAAGTGGGGTTCGTTGGGAGCGGGAGCTCAAGTGATTGGAGTATCTGGGTCTCATCGGTTTGGTTTGTACAGTCTGGATTTTGGATGGGGAAAGCCTAAGAAGATGGAGATCACATCCATCGACAGAAATGGAGCTTTTTCTATGGCGGAATCAAGGGATGGAAGTGGAGGGGTTGAAATTGGTTTGGTTTTGAAGAAGCATGAGATGGAGCTATTTGGCTCTCTGTTTCATCAGGGCCTAGAAGATCACTCAACAGCTTAG